The genome window tttgagcaaatcattcagagaatgcaagatcctacttgataaaatgacttaaaactcaggatggatgacaagagactctacGATCACTCTTGTAGTTCACTCTGTGGCTTTGGACCCAAAAAACTCCATAGCCGAAAATATGGCCACTCTGatgacacaaatgagtatcctcaccaaaaagatCGATGAATCAGGCTAGAAGCagcaggtacacatagttgaTACGACTAATaggggcttatgtacaccatgcattaaccaacgaTATGCATGCTCCTGAAGTGCGGAAAGTGACAACCAGCACTATCAGGAAGATATGAACTATGTGGCCAATTATGGAGGATAGAGGCAAGGTCAGAATTAGGGGCAATAGAATTAGCAATATAGACCAGCACATCAGCAGTACAATAATAGCAGcaatcctggagctatgcgaccacagGGTCAAGTTGTGCCGTGCCAAAGGCAACAGGGATacaaccagcaaaatcagcagctagcctatcaacagcctcaacaacaacaaatagtGAGACAAGAAGATGGGTTGTCTGAAATTAAAGGAATGCTGCAACAACTGATTGGATCTAATGGTAAAATGCAAGAGAGAGTGGATGCACATGAATCAGCGATAAAaggcattgagattcaattaggacagatATCAATGGCTCTGAATAATCGCCCCCAAGGGACGTTACCGGCAGATACACACGTCAATCTAAAAGAATAGGGCCCAAAACAGCTGATTACAATGAGTCtaagaaatggtagagacctagatctagagcaagaaattgctcgTGAAAGCCGACCAACTGAAATACTTGTTCCAGTACTCATTGAGGTAGATGATTCAACAAGGTTAACTGAGGTGACAATACAACATGCACAAGAGAGCACAAGTAAAGAAAAAGAGGTTGCGAAGGAGACTGAGATAGTACAAGAAACGACAGTAGAAGCAGTGCCTGAGCAGGATAAGACTCAAATCACAGGAAGGAAGCGACCTCCAGCACCATTCCCacagagattggccaaatatcagaaggATGAATAGTATAAGAAATTCATAGAGATGTTGAAACAAATCCAGGTAAACATTCCACTGATTGACGCCTTGAGGGAGATGCCTGGGTATGCCAAAATGATGAAGGATTAATGTCTTGCAAGTTCGACTTCCAAGACTTAGCCACTGTTACCCTAACCCAAACCTGTAGTGTTGTCATGACGAGACCCATAGCTGAGTAGTTGTCAGacccagggagtttcacaatcccatgcacaataggcagctatgcttttcctaaagcattgtgtgatttggggccaagcataaacttgatgcccttggctatctacaaaaggttaggcattggaaagCAAGACCTACATCCATGTTACTACAGCTAGCCGACCGGACAGTGAAGAGGCCATTAGGTATCTTGATGATGTACTAGTGCAAGTTGGAAAGTTTGTGTTtccagcagattttgtcattctggactgccgggttgacgaggagattctcataattttgggaagaccattcttggccactgggagagcattgattgattgtgaaactggagAGCTAAAAATGAGACTGAATGATGAAGAGATAACAATCAATGTGCAGAAGTCTATGCGGCGACCAAGTGTATTTACTAACTGCTCTCTAATAGAAGCTGtggatgtaattttggaggaggaagatgagattcTGAACgctaaagaccctctagcagACTGTCTCACGAACTTAGAAGAAGTAAATGGAGAGGACTTGGCGAATTGGGTGCTGGCTCTTGAAGGCCAATGGTTCTGGAAAAGAGAGCTTGAAATTGAGTCTTtccacttagaagaaagaaagactcctccagctaagccatcgatcgaagagccaccacagttggaactGAAACCGCTACCACCTCATCTCAGGTATGATTTCTTGGGACCCAACTCTACTTTACCTGctattatctcatctggtttgttagatgtgcatgaAGAACAGCTTTTGCAGGTATTGATAGAGTGCAAAactgcaattggttggaccattgcagACATTAAGGGTATCAGCCTGGCCTTCTGCATGCATAAGATTTTACTGGAAAGAAGAAACATGAAAGAAGTCGTGAAAAAGGAagtgataaagtggttagatgcgggaatcattTTTCCCATCTCCGACAGCAACTGGATTAGTCCAtttcaatgtgtgccaaagaaaggtggAATGATTGTTGTGCAAAATGAGAACAACGAGCTGATCTCAAAAAGAATAGTCACGCGATGTCAAATTTGCATGGACTATAGAAGATTGAACACGGCCACCCAAAAAGACCACTTTCCCTTACCGTTCATTGATCagatgctagatagattggcTGGAAGGTCCCACTTCTGCTTtctggatggatactcggggtataatcagatctccattgccccggaagatagagagaaaatgccattcacttgtccatatggtgTCTATGCTTTCCAGAGAATGTTGTTCGGCCTATGCAACGCACCCGCCAcatttcaaaggtgcatgatggccatatTCACAGATATGGTAGAAGACATAATGggggtcttcatggatgatttctcagtggtgggagattcattcgatgattgcctaaaGAATTTGAAAAGAGTGCTGAAAAGATGTGTGGAGACTAATCTGGTGCTCAATTGAGAAAAGTGCCACTTCATGGTAcaggaaggtatagtcttggggcacctaGTGTCAAGCAAAGGCATTGAGATGGATCGTGCAAAGGTTGATGTGATTGAAAATCTACCACCCCCACTTCCGTTAaggcaataagaagtttccttggccacGCCGGTTTCTACAGACGGTTTATAAAATATTTCTCCAAAATTGCTGACCCCTTGTGTAAACTGCTTGAAAAATatcacccttttgtgttttctgatgactgcaaGGTAGCAtttgaggagttgaagaagaAACTGGTGAATACACTAATCATAGTGGCCCCCGACTGGGGCAACCTTTTGAGctgatgtgcgatgcaagcgaCTATGTTGTAGGAGCAGTTCTTGGGAAGCGAAAAAATAAAGTCATGTATCTGatctactatgcaagtagaaccTTGAGTGGCGCCCAACTGAACTACACAGTGACAGAGAAAGAAATGCTAGCTGTGGTGTTCGCATTTGAtaaattcaggtcatacctgataggctcaAAGGTAATTATTTACACTGACCATGCTGCCCTCAGGTGCCTAATTGAGAAAAGGGAGTCAAAGTCACATCTAATTCGATGGGTGCTACTGCTACAATAGTTCGACTTGGAAATCCGGGACCGAAAGGTAACAGAAAATCAAGTTGTTGATCATTTGTCCAGGCTTGAAGGAGCGGAAAAGAAGGTTGAGGTGGAGGAGATCATGGAGACTTTCCCAGATGAACAACTCTTAGCAACGAGCCTCTAGGCTACAccatggtatgcagatattgcaaattacctggcaagcggtattgttccCTATGACTTGTCTTCCGTgcaaaagaaaacattttttcatgattgtcgcatgtatttctgggatgaaccatatttgttCAGGATTTGTCTTGATAACATGATCTGGAGATGCATTCTCGAGATAgatcaatcttctgttttgtAGGCATGTCATGCTTCACCGTTTGGAGGACATTTTGGAGGTGTAAGGACATCGGCTAAAGTGTTGgagtcaggtttttattggccgacactgtttaaagatgcacacttcttggtgaaaagttgtgatgagtgccaacgGACGGGGAATATTTCCCGtcgacatgagatgcccatgaacccaattcaagaggtggaagtattcgatgtatggggaatcgactttatgggaccatttTTCAACTCATATAATAACAATTACATACTTGTAGCAGTGGACTATGtctcaaaatg of Nicotiana tomentosiformis chromosome 7, ASM39032v3, whole genome shotgun sequence contains these proteins:
- the LOC138896186 gene encoding uncharacterized protein, with product MLKQIQALESKTYIHVTTASRPDSEEAIRYLDDVLVQVGKFVFPADFVILDCRVDEEILIILGRPFLATGRALIDCETGELKMRLNDEEITINVQKSMRRPSVFTNCSLIEAVDVILEEEDEILNAKDPLADCLTNLEEVNGEDLANWVLALEGQWFWKRELEIESFHLEERKTPPAKPSIEEPPQLELKPLPPHLRYDFLGPNSTLPAIISSGLLDVHEEQLLQVLIECKTAIGWTIADIKGISLAFCMHKILLERRNMKEVVKKEVIKWLDAGIIFPISDSNWISPFQCVPKKGGMIVVQNENNELISKRIVTRCQICMDYRRLNTATQKDHFPLPFIDQMLDRLAGRSHFCFLDGYSGYNQISIAPEDREKMPFTCPYGVYAFQRMLFGLCNAPATFQRCMMAIFTDMVEDIMGVFMDDFSVVGDSFDDCLKNLKRVLKRCVETNLACHASPFGGHFGGVRTSAKVLESGFYWPTLFKDAHFLVKSCDECQRTGNISRRHEMPMNPIQEVEVFDVWGIDFMGPFFNSYNNNYILVAVDYVSKWVEAVALLTNDAKAVIGFLRKNIFTRFGTPRAIISDGGTHFCNRAFAKLLEKYGIRQKTDWARKLDDALWAYRTVFKTPIGMNMPPRKDTGKVKATSTAPSKAKATSVPPPKKRRGRGEATSSQGEGLGYKSQSGSGILCRFDPKDPEQLVPIRGWLIDFSATAICNFLGAPDVPQEPLDYFIARPTYRELRHTLCGVNSVAAWVRDNKTNRHRIFSKKKMRAEAQLVGLGDGYRLPDDEDVNTPEQSEAEQEQSDDKDNDDEEEEA